A segment of the Patescibacteria group bacterium genome:
TCTATAATCAGCTGATGTTTCTTTTAATCTTTGGCTAACAGTTTCATTCTTTTTTTCATTCCAGCCTCTTGTTTCTTGAACTAATTCATCACCATCTTCAATAGCACTAATTTGTCTTTTTATTTCATATTCGATAGCTTTTTCGACGGCTTTAAAAGAGTTAATATTTTTAACTTCAACCTTTGGATTTAATTTATATTCACCAATGGTTTTTATTTCACAATTCCCTTCGTATTTCCACCTTCCTTTTTCTTGGACGGAAACATTAGCCTCACATCTCATTTGACCTTTTTCCATATCAGCGTCACTAATTTCTAGATAACGAAGAATCTGTTGATATTGTTGGCAGAATTTTTTGGCAGTTTCAGCGTCTGGAATCACTGGTTCAGTAACCATTTCCATTAGGGGAGTTCCACCTCTATTGAAGTCAATTAGGGAATGGTTTTTTCCTTTCGGGTGAGTTGATTTACCAGTATCTTCTTCGAGATGAATCCTCGTTATTTTAATATCGTGCTCTCCAACTATCATATTCCCATCATAAACAAAAGGAAGGTCATATTGTGATATTTGATAACCCTTAGGAAGGTCTGGGTAGAAATAGTTTTTTCTATCAAATTTACTAAGCTTATTTACTTTGCAGTTAAGTGCTAACCCGGTGAGGATTGTCCACTCAATAGCCTGTTTGTTGGCAATAGGGATGGTCCCAGGGTGTCCTAGACAGATGGGACAAACTACTGTGTTTGGCTCTTTGCCTTCAGCATCATTATTGCATGAGCAAAACATCTTGGATTTTGTTTTTAGCTCAGCATGTATCTCAAGCCCAATTATAACATCGTATTTATCACTCATATTTTTGCTAATTTTAAGAAAAATTAATGTTTAAACTATTTTCATTTTATCTTAAAATGAGCTAAAAATCAAGATAAATCGTTTTAGTACCCCTGAAACAGGTGTTCAACACCTAAAAAGCCAAGATTCGATTAGTTTCATGAAACGTAAGTACGTTCGTAAGTACGAACGTACTTACGTCGATAAAAAAATGCCCACTTTGTAGCGGGCATTAAGCTCTTTTGTGAAATTCTTTTGTAAAAATTTTTTCAAGAAAAATTAGTGAAAAATGTAGTAGTATAAACCAGACTGATTCAATAAATATTTTGTAAGCTTCCGAACTGTCTTTAAAAACTATTGATATCAAAAGATAGATTGAAAAAGCAAAGCAGATTATAGCAAATATTCTACATATATAGATTCCATATCTTAATATTTCTACCATTTATCCTCCTCTTGGTTTTTTACTTAGAGGAGTTAAGTCTTCAGTTATTAGTTGCCTTAAATATATAAGACAAACAGTCGCCACGATTAAAATAGAGGCATAAAATAATAAGCTAATTTTCTTTTCAGCATCGTCAATTAAAAACATTAAAACTATTTGCGATATAGAGATAGTTCCCAATATACAAATACTAACAGTGTAAAACCAAAAAAATATTTTGATTATTATCATCGTATTTCCTTTCTTGTGAGATATTTAATATAATCCACTAGATCCATAGCCATTTTCTCCTCGTTCTGTTTTGTCGTCTAATTTTGTTTCTAAAATAAGAGGGTTTTCAATTTTTTGAATGAGCAATTGAGCAATTTTTTGTCCAATTTCTATATTATAAATATTATTACTAACATTGGCAATGTTTATTGTTAATTCTCCTCTGAACCCGGCATCGATTACTCCCCCCATTGTGTTTAGCCCGGTTTTTGCAAGGCCACTTTTATCCCAAACAAGTCCGACATGACCTTCAGGAATGGCTATTTTAAGACCGGTCCTGACAATAGCTCTCTCGCCAGGGTAAATAGTTTTTGATTCCACGGAAGATAAATCAAGTCCAGCGTCATGTTCGTAGCTCCTAGTTGGTAGCTTTGCATTATCAAAAATTTTTTCAACTTTTAAGATATTATAAAAATCGTCAGTATAATTATCATGAAGCTCTTTACGGTGGTGGAACATTAATTCCCCACCATACAAAAATCCCTTAGATTTTATAAAGTCAGGGGAGTAGTCGCCTTTATTCTTCAGGAAAGGTGAAATGATTTTCCAAATATTTTGATTTATTACCTCTTTGTTTAAAAATAAATTATCTGGCGAACAATCTATTAACTGGAAATCATCAAAAAGCTTGTTGAGTTCTAGATAGACTCTATTTGCATTTTTTAAATGATTCGAGCTTGCCTCATGAATATCTTGTTTAGAATTTTCTAAGTATTTTTTCTTTTCCAATTCGTCCAAAAGTTTTTTTGATATATTTGAAGAAACATGAAGTATTATGTTTATATCTGGTTTTGGTACTTGGAAAACTTCATATTCCAGATTGTATAGCCATTCAAAAAATTGTTTTCGTTTTTCTTCATCGTCTATTTTGCCACCCTGGTGCCCCATGTTGGCTGATACATATCTGTCACTCAATACAATTTTCCCTTGCGTAAGCCAGGTTTTAATCTGATCTTTAGCGTCATATCTATCAGTCGCGTAAAAAATAGAGGAGGCATATGGCCCAACATTATCAGCATCACCGTACTTTCCGTTGAGGTATTCTTCAACCATTCCTGCTGACTTTTTCCCATATTGGGGAAATTTAATTATTTCGACCTCATAACCAAGACTTCTAAACCTTTCGGCTAGAATTTGGATTTGAGTTGATTTTCCCGAACCATCAGCCCCATCGATGGAGATAAATAATCCTTTTTGTTCTTGATTTTCCATTTTTGGATAATAAAAGAGGAGTAAAATTCCTCCTCTTTGTATTTGTATTTTAGTATAATATAGCTTTAAGTCAAGGCGTCTAGTTATCAATTATCTTAGAGACCTCTTTGTTTACATCTTCAACACTTCCCATTCCGTCTATTTTTATATAAACCTCTTTTTCTGCATAGTAAGTGGTTAATTCTTCAGTTTGGCTATGATAGGTTGCCAATCTTTTTTTAATAGCCTCTTCTTTGTCGTCATCTCTTTTTATTAATGTTTCTTCGCATACATCACAGAGGCCTTCGTTTTTGGGAATAATATGAGTGAGATGATAAACAGCTCCACAGCTCGGACAAGTCCTTCTAAGGCCAATTCTTTTTACAGCCTCAGTGTCACTAATCCATATTTCAAGGGCTAAATCAATTTCAACAAAGCTATTCAAGAATCGAGCTTGATATAGATTCCTGGGGAACCCATCTAGAATAAAGCCATTTTGACAATCATTTTTACTTAATCTATCTTTGACGATTTCATTCGTTATCTCATCGGGAACAAGAGTACCACTGTTAATTATTTTTTCAATTTTTTGCCCTAGCTCAGTTTTGTTTTTAATATTTTCTCTAAATATATCACCAGTAGAAATATGGGGGACAGAATGTTTTTTACTACTTAGTTTTGCTTGAGTTCCTTTTCCTGATCCTTGTGGACCAAATAGTATTATGTTCATAGAAATTTAAGTTCTAAGCCCTAAATCCTAAATTCTAAACAATATTTAAATTTGTTTAGTATTTAGTGCTTAGAATTTAGAGTTTATTTTTAAGTTGTAGATTTAATGAATCTATTTTTCTTTTCAAATCTTCTAATGATATTTCATTTAAAATGTGATAATCAGCTCTTGCAATCGGTCCTCCTTTGTCAGTATTTTCTATTTCTGAATAATCTCTTTCTATAAATTCTTCGCGAGCCGACATCGGTCTTTCATTAATGCGCGCTAGCAATCTTTCAAAACGAACAGAAGGGGAGGCGTGAATTGCCATAACTCTAAATTTATCTCCGAATTCTTCCTTAAAAATTTTGTATTCTTTCCAGGAATAGAGACTCTCTATTAAAATATTATTATTTTTCTTAAGTAGTTCTTTTATTTCAGGTAAGGCAAGCCTTGCATAAGCTCCCATCCCTAATTCTTTTCTTATCTTCTCTCGAATTAGTTTTTCGTTTTTATAATT
Coding sequences within it:
- the gatB gene encoding Asp-tRNA(Asn)/Glu-tRNA(Gln) amidotransferase subunit GatB, with amino-acid sequence MSDKYDVIIGLEIHAELKTKSKMFCSCNNDAEGKEPNTVVCPICLGHPGTIPIANKQAIEWTILTGLALNCKVNKLSKFDRKNYFYPDLPKGYQISQYDLPFVYDGNMIVGEHDIKITRIHLEEDTGKSTHPKGKNHSLIDFNRGGTPLMEMVTEPVIPDAETAKKFCQQYQQILRYLEISDADMEKGQMRCEANVSVQEKGRWKYEGNCEIKTIGEYKLNPKVEVKNINSFKAVEKAIEYEIKRQISAIEDGDELVQETRGWNEKKNETVSQRLKETSADYRYFPEPDIPPLSISDEWINEIKKDLLELPFAKKERFIEQYFFTEDIADILVSDKKLAQYTEEVITELRAWIDSHGDDWERQQKKLAKSASNWLVGELFKHLKEDNLNITDIKITPENFAEFISLIYLGKINSSAGQTVLEEMYKNGGDPTQIMDNLGLEQIDDSEELESEIKQIISKNESQVAEYKAGKENVLQFFVGQAMAATKGKANPKTVIEILKKLLK
- the dut gene encoding dUTP diphosphatase translates to MENQEQKGLFISIDGADGSGKSTQIQILAERFRSLGYEVEIIKFPQYGKKSAGMVEEYLNGKYGDADNVGPYASSIFYATDRYDAKDQIKTWLTQGKIVLSDRYVSANMGHQGGKIDDEEKRKQFFEWLYNLEYEVFQVPKPDINIILHVSSNISKKLLDELEKKKYLENSKQDIHEASSNHLKNANRVYLELNKLFDDFQLIDCSPDNLFLNKEVINQNIWKIISPFLKNKGDYSPDFIKSKGFLYGGELMFHHRKELHDNYTDDFYNILKVEKIFDNAKLPTRSYEHDAGLDLSSVESKTIYPGERAIVRTGLKIAIPEGHVGLVWDKSGLAKTGLNTMGGVIDAGFRGELTINIANVSNNIYNIEIGQKIAQLLIQKIENPLILETKLDDKTERGENGYGSSGLY
- a CDS encoding adenylate kinase yields the protein MNIILFGPQGSGKGTQAKLSSKKHSVPHISTGDIFRENIKNKTELGQKIEKIINSGTLVPDEITNEIVKDRLSKNDCQNGFILDGFPRNLYQARFLNSFVEIDLALEIWISDTEAVKRIGLRRTCPSCGAVYHLTHIIPKNEGLCDVCEETLIKRDDDKEEAIKKRLATYHSQTEELTTYYAEKEVYIKIDGMGSVEDVNKEVSKIIDN
- a CDS encoding AAA family ATPase encodes the protein MEINNKKIIAVVGMAGSGKSEAIKYLQDKFGWPKIYFGKFTFDRIKKEGLETNYKNEKLIREKIRKELGMGAYARLALPEIKELLKKNNNILIESLYSWKEYKIFKEEFGDKFRVMAIHASPSVRFERLLARINERPMSAREEFIERDYSEIENTDKGGPIARADYHILNEISLEDLKRKIDSLNLQLKNKL